A single Gimesia sp. DNA region contains:
- a CDS encoding WD40 repeat domain-containing protein, translated as MMDERAAWLTQGKGITPSLRWSFSTEAPLLALDLARETGEILAADISGGLYLLDRQGQFLHLNRGIKDVQLVHWSDHGKRGAAIYSDNNICCFDRDLNVTWAISFSVECLAIAMDSYGDYVAVSLASGKTILIDSQKKKVASFETMKPLSYLEFQMTEPRLMGAAENGLVCCYDLEGNCLWTEKHWSNCGGLAMSGDGQRIYLAGFNYGILIFDHEGDSAGTLVFEGTPKVLACDFQGNRIVTATIEQELYWLNQEGKLLWGGIIPDEAIEVACDPFGQWCVCGAKSGLVQCLDWSDSL; from the coding sequence ATGATGGATGAACGTGCCGCCTGGCTGACCCAGGGAAAAGGAATTACTCCCAGCCTCCGCTGGTCATTTTCCACCGAAGCGCCTCTCCTGGCGCTCGATCTGGCACGTGAAACCGGAGAAATACTGGCCGCCGATATTTCCGGCGGCCTTTATTTATTGGATCGGCAGGGACAGTTCCTGCATCTGAACCGCGGGATCAAGGATGTGCAGCTGGTACACTGGAGCGATCACGGCAAGCGGGGGGCCGCGATCTACTCCGATAATAATATCTGCTGTTTCGATCGCGATCTGAACGTGACCTGGGCGATCTCCTTCTCCGTGGAATGCCTGGCGATTGCCATGGATTCCTACGGCGATTATGTCGCCGTCAGTCTGGCCAGCGGGAAAACGATTCTGATCGATTCCCAGAAAAAGAAGGTGGCCAGCTTTGAGACCATGAAGCCGCTGAGTTACCTCGAATTTCAGATGACCGAACCCCGGCTGATGGGGGCGGCTGAGAATGGCCTGGTCTGCTGTTACGACCTGGAAGGCAACTGTCTCTGGACGGAGAAGCACTGGTCGAACTGCGGCGGGCTGGCGATGTCAGGCGATGGTCAGCGGATCTACCTGGCGGGATTCAATTATGGAATCCTGATCTTCGATCATGAAGGCGATTCCGCGGGAACGCTGGTATTCGAGGGGACGCCGAAGGTTCTTGCCTGTGATTTTCAGGGTAACCGGATCGTCACTGCGACCATTGAACAGGAATTGTACTGGCTCAACCAGGAGGGCAAACTGCTGTGGGGCGGGATTATTCCTGATGAAGCAATCGAGGTCGCCTGCGACCCGTTCGGACAGTGGTGCGTGTGCGGTGCTAAATCGGGGCTGGTGCAGTGCCTGGACTGGAGTGACTCACTTTAA